CTCGCGCACATCGGGCACCCGCTGGCGGGCGACCCGCTGTACGGCGGGACGACGAAGCTGGTGGCGCGGCAGTTCCTGCACGCGCACCGGCTCACCTTCCGCCTGCCCTCCGGCGAGGAGCGCACGTTCATCAGCCCGCTGCCGGACGACCTGGAGCGGGTGCTACGAGAGGTTGCGCAAATCAAGGACTCTAAAGAACTCTATGACGTTCATAATTAGCGTCTTGGCAAGGGCATTCACGCTTGCCATAAGGAGTGGTAAACTTCGACCGGTTCTGTTAGTGCTAATGCCACGAAAAAGCAGCAAGCGAATGGGGGATTAGTTATGTCATCAAATAACCTGAACCGAAAGTTGAAGCTACGCATTACTTTTGACACGGGAAAGGAGCCCTACCTTCTCGATATTTCGTCTTTCTTATACGACCTTGAATTGCTCCACGACTACCTAGTGATGGTTCTTGATGAAGATTATTCTAGATACAAGTTCTCTCAATACTTTTACTATCGTAAGGGTCGCCGTCTCAAGGAGATACAAAGACTAAGATTGGCGAAGATAACCAAAGCATCACCTCTGACAATTGAGTTGATTCTTAATATTACTATCCCGCCTATATCAGTGGACGTAGCTTTTGTCTCCGCATCTGCCGGTGCTGCCTACCTTCTTTCACTGGCAGTTCAGAAATGGATCATGCTACCTCACAACAAAGAGAAGGCTCGGGCTGAGGCAGCGAAATTCCGGGCAGCGGCACGGATCACAGACCTCCAAGCTGATCTACTAGAGGAAGATGTGGAGGAAAAGCGTCGCTTACGCGAGATGATTCCCGTTCATGACTCCCTACGTCGGAGATTGAGCGACAGCCCGCTGAAAGCTACGAACATGGAGCTATCTATCGAAGATGAAGACGAACCTTCAGGACATACCAACACATAGCGTTGCCTTGCACAAAAACGTGAAATGCCTGGGCATAGTTATCGATCGTAGAATCAGATGACAAATTATCAGATGCCCGTCCTCGACGGCCTTCTTAGGCCATGCTAGAATGTGAGCGCGATAGCTACCGCCATATTCGTTTGAACGGAGACCCATGACCACGCCCGTCCGCGTCCGCTTCGCGCCCAGCCCCACCGGCATCCCCCACGTGGGCAACATCCGTACGGCCATGTTCAACTGGCTCTACGCCCGACATACAGGCGGGCAGTTCATCGTCCGCATCGAGGACACGGACCAGGAGCGCAAGGTGGAAGGCGCGCTGGAGGCCATCCTGGAGAGCCTCCTGTGGCTGGGCATCACCTGGGACGAAGGCCCGACCGAGGACGCAAAGGGGAACAAAGGGCCGAACGGCCCGTACTTCCAGTCGCAGCGGCTTCCGCGCTACCGGGAGGCCGCGGAGAAGCTGCTGGCATCCGGCCATGCGTACCTCTGTCACTGCTCCACCAAGCGGCTTGAGCAGGTGCGCTTCGAGATGCAGATAGCGAAGCGCCCGCCCATGTACGACCGGCGGTGCCGCGACAAGGGCTACGGCTGGGCGGACAAGCCCTTCCCTGACGCCTCGCCCGTGCCGGTGGTGCGCTTCAAGACGCCGCTTTCGGGGCAGACGCGCGTGCAGGACAGGCTGCGCGGCGAGGTGGTGAACGAGAACAGCACGCTGGACGACTTCGTGCTGCTTAAGTCGGACGGCTTCCCCACCTATCATCTTGCGAACGTGGTGGACGACCACCTGATGAGCATTTCCCATGTGCTGCGCGCCGAGGAGTGGCTGCCCAGCACGCCGCGCCACGTGCTGCTTTACGAGGGCTTCGGCTGGGCGCCGCCTGTTTTCGTTCACCTGCCGCTCATTCTGGGGGCCGACCGGTCCAAGCTGTCCAAGCGGCACGGCGCCACCAGCCTTCTGGAGTACCGCGACAAGGGCTACCTGCCCGAAGCGATGGTGAACTACCTGGCGCTGCTCGGATGGTCGCTGGATGACAAGACGGAAATCATATCTCGTGACGAACTCATCAAGAACTTCAGCCTGGAGCGCATCGGCAAGACGGGGGCCATCTTCAACCAGGATAAGCTGATGTGGG
The nucleotide sequence above comes from Dehalococcoidia bacterium. Encoded proteins:
- the gltX gene encoding glutamate--tRNA ligase yields the protein MTTPVRVRFAPSPTGIPHVGNIRTAMFNWLYARHTGGQFIVRIEDTDQERKVEGALEAILESLLWLGITWDEGPTEDAKGNKGPNGPYFQSQRLPRYREAAEKLLASGHAYLCHCSTKRLEQVRFEMQIAKRPPMYDRRCRDKGYGWADKPFPDASPVPVVRFKTPLSGQTRVQDRLRGEVVNENSTLDDFVLLKSDGFPTYHLANVVDDHLMSISHVLRAEEWLPSTPRHVLLYEGFGWAPPVFVHLPLILGADRSKLSKRHGATSLLEYRDKGYLPEAMVNYLALLGWSLDDKTEIISRDELIKNFSLERIGKTGAIFNQDKLMWVNGVYIRNLASDDMARRAMPFLEKGLPAGVRRPLEQDFARRVMPLAQERAKLLSDVPSLLGFFFAEDLDFDPTQLVQKGMTSASTLTALEAARQRVASLAIFNEISMENELRTLAQESSLTTGQLFGVLRVATTGEKAAPPLFQTMAALGRERTLKRISRAIERLRQQGPRDG